Genomic segment of Flavobacteriales bacterium:
TCATTCAACTTACCAGTTGAGTCAAAATAAACTTCGTACAGTTCCTGTCCATCTGTACTTTCGTATCTCTGAAATTCCTCAAGAAGTCGCTTTGTGGGTTCAATCTTTTGGTATTGATTGGAATGCAATAGTTCATTGAGCAATGAATCCATATTTATCTGAGAATAACACTGAAATCCGGTTAATATGAATAGTATGAATAAAATTCTTTTCATTATGCTAGGTAACGGTGAGTGTATGATTTCGTAAGGGATTGCGGGCTTCGTTTGTATCCACCTTTACCAAATTTGAAGCGGGAGACTATGCTTCGCATGCCACTGAAACCCTTATGAATTATACACATTGTTGTAGTTCGTTTTTAATCAATTAGTTCCACTCCAATATCAAAATCTAGTCTAGGAGATAAGTATCCACAATCATTAAAATCAAATGGACTATCTTCATATCCGTTAACAACTTCAAGAATCTTGCTGGCAAAAATATTCCATGCTTGTCGAGGCATTTCAATTATTTTTTTGTCAATAGTGAAATTTGTAATCTCGTCAGAGACTCTCAAATCAACTTTATCTAATTTTATCAAGTCACCGTTTTCTAGCAAATTCAATTTTCTAATTTCATGAGCTAAATAAGTCAGACTGCTTGTTGTTCCAATAAATCTGATCGTATCATCCACTATCCTTGAAGACATACCTTTAGGCAAATCAATTTTTAACTTATATTTTGAAAACAATCCCATATCAATCCTCACCTTCAATTGTAACTTCTAACATTTCAAGTCCAACATTAAGCCCCAATAGAAAGTCAATTGTTTCATTATCACAATCTGTAACCAACAACTTATATTTGTCTTGTCTTGATGTAAACTCAATTTCTTCAATACTATTTATCCTTAAAGTCATTGAGATAGAATCATTAAATCTGATGCTTACAAACCAGTCTGGCTCTATAGTCCCTTCAATCAAATTGCCAATTACAAAGAATTGATTTTTTCTTCTTACAGCAAAACTGTCAATTGCTTCGAATATTCCTTGTATTTCAATGTCTTTCTTCATTATCAATTTATGCAGTATGGTCTTTTAAATGAACTACAACATCCGTATATGCCCAATACAAACCACCAATTGTGCATATTTCCATTATCTACAAAATAAAAATCACGCTCCCAACGCATTCCGCAAATCGCCTACTTGGCTTTCCCAAAGCATCGATATTTCGTCTGCTTCGTCTTCGTCGGCATAGTCGGTTACTACCAGAGCAATGTCTCCGGTTAGTTCGTCTTTTTGTATTTCCATTTCAAAAAACTCGCCTTCTTCACTGTCGTCCCACTTAAACTTTACAAACTTTCCGTTGGTTTTGCTTACCAATTCGGCAGTGTTTTCGTCTCCGTCCCAAAAAAAGGTATATTTTTTCCCTTTTACGTTTACATCATCGGCAAACCATTCTACCAATCCTGAAGGGGTAGAAATGTAGTTAAAAAGTATCGTTGGCGAAGATTTTATAAGAAATTCTAATTCTAATTTTACGCGTTCCATCTATCAAATGATTCTAAAATTTCAAATTAAACACTATTTACCGAAAAAAAAAGAGTTGCCACGATTAATTTTACCGCCGTTTTGGTAAAAGATGTGTTTCTAAAAAGCAATCGAACGGCCTTTATTCTTTGGCTTTCGTTTGTAACTATCGGGTTATTAACGGCTTTGCTCACTAAAAGGGGAGAACCCATACTTTGGTTGAATGAACATTATAGCACTTGGGGAATGAATTTTTTTACCTTTATGACCCGCTTGGGCGAGTCGTGGGGCTTT
This window contains:
- a CDS encoding SRPBCC domain-containing protein, with the protein product MERVKLELEFLIKSSPTILFNYISTPSGLVEWFADDVNVKGKKYTFFWDGDENTAELVSKTNGKFVKFKWDDSEEGEFFEMEIQKDELTGDIALVVTDYADEDEADEISMLWESQVGDLRNALGA